The proteins below are encoded in one region of Amycolatopsis magusensis:
- a CDS encoding helix-turn-helix transcriptional regulator, whose protein sequence is MRTQVPGALVGRRAELRRLDELTAAAREGRGGVLVLRGQAGIGKSALLGHVRQAAAGFRILHASGAEFESELPYAALHQLCVPVLGRLGDLPAPHRDALEVAFGLRAGTPDLFRVGLATLELLGAAARESPLLCLVDDAHWLDSASGKALTFLARRVAAEPVAMVFAVRVSGGELDGLPGLDVGGLGDPEARELLTRESHAALDEQVRDQLVAEARGNPLALLELPRAGGFAPPGPASVPSGVERGFQARLPDLPAQARLLLTIASADPTGDPGLLWPAADRLGIDVPAAAATAAATGMVEFATRVRFCHPLARSAVYRAATAGQLRAAHGALAEVTDFAVDPDRRAWHRAQATAGPDEDVAAELERSAHRAQSRGGIAAAAAFAERSAALTLDPAKRVERTFAAVRAKLDSGSTDAAEDLLGLVDNSALDARRQAEADLLRGQIAFVRHNDGSGPEFMLRAARRLAGADPAAARGYYLDALEMAHVVGRASGVLDKVLAALRTAPPSSGVDVLDALVLLETQGHRAAAPALRQALSHGDSPLWIQRPGFAVMIAGELWDPDLPLAITERLLKDGRETGSPLTLRLGLALAASGASMAGELGRAMAAIAEEEAIADAIGGPPMLYPRLHFAAMRGRRDEARQEFATATATASRSGAGQLLANVHWASAVLHNGLADYPAALAAARRGVDDGDLFLAGAALPELVEAAIRCGERETAVTALGSLAERAEAGGTPTGLGVAAYSRGLVTGVEEHYREAIEHLEHSPLSPYLARARLLYGEWLRRAGRRRDSRTQLRLAHDLLSTAGVEAFAQRAADELKATGETARRRSGPSHDRLTMQETHVARLVATGATSGEVAARLFLSPRTVDAHLRNIFRKLGITSRRQLRDQPGIGA, encoded by the coding sequence ATGCGGACCCAGGTTCCCGGTGCGCTCGTGGGCAGGCGGGCGGAGCTCCGGCGGCTGGACGAGCTGACCGCGGCCGCGCGCGAGGGGCGTGGCGGCGTGCTGGTCCTGCGCGGGCAGGCGGGCATCGGCAAGAGCGCGCTGCTCGGCCACGTCCGGCAGGCGGCCGCCGGTTTCCGGATCCTCCACGCCTCCGGGGCGGAGTTCGAGTCCGAACTGCCCTACGCCGCCCTGCACCAGTTGTGCGTGCCGGTGCTGGGGCGTCTCGGTGACCTCCCGGCTCCGCACCGTGACGCCCTCGAAGTCGCTTTCGGACTCCGCGCCGGCACGCCGGACCTGTTCCGGGTCGGCCTGGCGACGCTGGAGCTGCTGGGTGCCGCGGCCCGGGAAAGCCCGCTGCTGTGCCTGGTCGACGACGCGCACTGGCTCGATTCGGCGTCGGGCAAGGCGCTGACCTTCCTCGCCCGCCGCGTGGCCGCCGAACCGGTCGCCATGGTGTTCGCCGTCCGGGTTTCCGGCGGGGAACTGGACGGGCTGCCGGGCCTGGACGTCGGCGGGCTCGGCGATCCGGAGGCACGGGAGTTGCTGACCCGGGAGAGTCACGCGGCGCTGGACGAGCAGGTGCGCGATCAGCTCGTCGCCGAGGCGCGCGGCAACCCGCTGGCCCTGCTCGAACTGCCGCGGGCCGGTGGGTTCGCCCCGCCCGGCCCGGCGTCCGTACCGTCCGGTGTGGAGCGCGGCTTCCAGGCACGGTTGCCGGACCTGCCCGCCCAGGCACGACTGCTGCTGACGATCGCGAGCGCCGACCCGACCGGTGACCCCGGCCTGCTGTGGCCCGCCGCCGACCGGCTCGGCATCGACGTGCCCGCCGCGGCCGCCACCGCGGCCGCCACCGGCATGGTCGAGTTCGCCACCCGCGTCCGCTTCTGCCACCCGCTCGCCCGTTCCGCGGTCTACCGCGCCGCCACCGCGGGCCAGTTGCGTGCCGCGCACGGCGCACTGGCCGAGGTCACCGATTTCGCCGTCGACCCGGACCGGCGCGCCTGGCACCGAGCGCAGGCCACCGCGGGTCCCGACGAAGACGTGGCCGCCGAACTGGAACGGTCCGCGCACCGCGCCCAGTCACGCGGCGGGATCGCGGCCGCGGCGGCTTTCGCCGAACGTTCGGCGGCGCTCACGCTCGATCCGGCCAAGCGGGTCGAGCGGACCTTCGCGGCGGTGCGCGCGAAACTCGACTCCGGCTCCACGGACGCGGCCGAGGACCTGCTCGGGCTCGTGGACAACTCCGCGCTGGACGCGCGCAGGCAGGCCGAAGCCGACCTGTTGCGCGGGCAGATCGCCTTCGTCCGGCACAACGACGGCAGCGGCCCGGAGTTCATGCTGCGTGCCGCACGGCGGCTGGCCGGCGCCGACCCGGCCGCGGCCCGCGGGTACTACCTGGACGCGCTCGAGATGGCCCACGTCGTCGGGCGCGCGAGCGGAGTGCTGGACAAGGTGCTGGCCGCGCTGCGAACCGCGCCGCCCAGCTCCGGCGTGGACGTGCTGGACGCGTTGGTACTGCTCGAAACCCAGGGTCACCGCGCGGCGGCACCCGCACTGCGCCAGGCCCTGTCCCACGGCGACAGTCCACTGTGGATACAGCGGCCCGGGTTCGCGGTGATGATCGCGGGGGAGCTCTGGGATCCGGACCTGCCCCTGGCCATCACCGAGCGGCTGCTGAAGGACGGCCGGGAGACCGGCTCACCGCTCACCCTGCGCCTCGGCCTGGCACTGGCCGCGTCCGGCGCGTCGATGGCGGGGGAGCTGGGCCGGGCGATGGCGGCGATCGCGGAGGAGGAGGCCATCGCCGACGCGATCGGCGGGCCGCCGATGCTCTACCCCCGGCTGCACTTCGCCGCGATGCGCGGCCGCCGGGACGAGGCGCGCCAGGAGTTCGCCACGGCCACGGCCACGGCGTCCAGGAGCGGGGCCGGGCAGTTGCTCGCCAACGTCCACTGGGCTTCGGCGGTCCTGCACAACGGCCTGGCCGACTACCCCGCCGCACTGGCCGCCGCCCGCCGCGGGGTGGACGACGGTGACCTCTTCCTCGCCGGGGCCGCCCTGCCGGAACTGGTGGAAGCCGCGATCCGTTGCGGTGAAAGGGAAACCGCCGTCACCGCACTCGGCTCCCTCGCCGAACGAGCCGAAGCCGGCGGCACGCCGACCGGCCTCGGCGTCGCCGCCTACTCGCGCGGGCTGGTCACCGGCGTCGAAGAGCACTACCGCGAAGCCATCGAGCACCTCGAGCACAGCCCGCTGTCGCCCTACCTGGCGCGGGCGCGGTTGCTGTACGGCGAGTGGCTGCGCCGCGCGGGCCGCAGGCGCGACAGCCGCACGCAGCTGCGCCTCGCTCACGACCTGCTGTCCACTGCGGGCGTCGAAGCCTTCGCCCAGCGCGCGGCCGACGAGCTGAAGGCCACCGGCGAAACCGCGCGCCGCCGGTCCGGGCCCAGCCACGACCGGCTCACCATGCAGGAAACACACGTCGCCCGGCTGGTCGCCACCGGCGCCACCTCCGGCGAAGTCGCGGCCAGGCTGTTCCTCAGCCCGCGCACGGTGGACGCGCACCTGCGCAACATCTTCCGCAAGCTCGGGATCACCTCGCGCAGGCAGTTGCGTGACCAGCCCGGCATCGGCGCCTGA
- a CDS encoding acyl-CoA dehydrogenase → MTGYQLGLGLTEEHTALADSVRRFTERHLTPAVLRAAVDAKAESLPPFWAELAGQGLLGLHVPEEHGGQGAGLLELAVALEALGRAAQPGPLLPTTLASALLVAADAKVGAELLPGLADGSRVGAVGLADPLSGVESGDGVTVSGETVGVLGGAVADVLLLPARIGGDLRWVVLDREQLTVREQDSLDVVRRSARVEADGVVVPAGRVLDALTAERVRSTAAVLFGADAVGVASWCTSTAAEYAAVRVQFGRPIGQFQGVKHKCAGMGVELERARAAVWDAARALDAGEETAGFAAAVAAVVAPDAAVRCGADCIQVLGGIGFTWEHDAHLYYRRALTLRALLGRGTEWTEAVARQALDGVTRATRIDLPEGSERIRAGVRRELAVIAALSPDEQLVALGDGGWVQPYLPRPYGRGADPLEQVVIGEELKHAGIQLPELLMGGWAVPPIVAYGTEEQKQRVVVTTLRGEVVWCQLFSEPGAGSDLASLSTKAERADGGWKINGQKIWTTVAQFSQWAMLIARTDPDAPKHRGITYFILDMTTPGVTVRPLREATGSALFNEVFLDDVFIPDDCVVGEVNDGWTVARATLSSERVALGRGNASYPTLADLLRFAAGRDLDAVARHRVGEFVCENQVLDLLGARTVLKQLSGADVSTTASVSKFLSMRFGQQIAEFCLAELGVAGAVPVRGEPSDRWMEQVLACRAMTIYGGTTEVQLNVIGERMLGLPRDVDG, encoded by the coding sequence ATGACCGGTTACCAGCTCGGCCTCGGCCTGACCGAGGAGCACACCGCGCTCGCCGACTCGGTCCGCCGGTTCACCGAGCGGCACCTCACCCCGGCGGTGCTCCGCGCCGCCGTGGACGCGAAGGCCGAGAGCCTGCCGCCGTTCTGGGCCGAACTGGCCGGGCAGGGACTGCTCGGGCTGCACGTGCCCGAGGAACACGGCGGGCAGGGCGCGGGCCTGCTGGAGCTGGCGGTCGCGCTGGAGGCACTGGGGCGGGCCGCGCAGCCCGGACCGCTGCTGCCGACGACACTGGCCTCCGCGCTGCTGGTCGCCGCCGACGCGAAGGTGGGTGCCGAGTTGCTGCCCGGCCTCGCCGACGGGTCCCGCGTGGGCGCGGTCGGCCTGGCCGATCCGTTGTCGGGCGTGGAATCCGGGGACGGGGTGACGGTGTCCGGGGAGACCGTCGGCGTGCTCGGGGGAGCGGTGGCCGACGTCCTGCTGCTGCCCGCCCGGATCGGCGGCGACCTGCGCTGGGTCGTGCTGGACCGGGAGCAGCTGACCGTCCGCGAGCAGGACAGCCTGGACGTGGTGCGGCGCAGCGCGCGGGTCGAGGCGGACGGCGTGGTGGTGCCCGCCGGGCGGGTGCTGGACGCGCTCACCGCCGAGCGGGTCCGGTCCACCGCCGCCGTGCTCTTCGGGGCCGACGCGGTCGGGGTCGCCTCCTGGTGCACGAGCACGGCCGCCGAGTACGCCGCGGTGCGGGTCCAGTTCGGCAGGCCGATCGGGCAGTTCCAGGGGGTCAAGCACAAGTGCGCCGGGATGGGCGTCGAGCTGGAACGCGCCAGGGCCGCGGTGTGGGACGCGGCCAGGGCGCTCGACGCCGGTGAGGAAACCGCCGGGTTCGCCGCCGCGGTGGCCGCCGTCGTCGCCCCGGACGCCGCCGTGCGCTGCGGTGCCGACTGCATCCAGGTGCTCGGCGGCATCGGGTTCACCTGGGAACACGACGCGCACCTGTACTACCGGCGCGCGCTGACCCTGCGTGCCCTGCTCGGCCGCGGTACCGAGTGGACGGAGGCGGTGGCCCGGCAGGCACTGGACGGCGTCACCCGCGCCACCCGGATCGACCTGCCCGAGGGCAGCGAGCGGATCCGGGCCGGCGTCCGCCGGGAACTGGCCGTGATCGCCGCGCTCTCCCCGGACGAGCAGCTGGTGGCGCTCGGCGACGGCGGCTGGGTGCAGCCGTACCTGCCGCGCCCGTACGGCCGGGGCGCCGATCCGTTGGAACAGGTGGTGATCGGCGAGGAGCTCAAGCACGCCGGGATCCAGCTGCCCGAACTGCTGATGGGCGGCTGGGCGGTCCCGCCCATCGTCGCCTACGGCACCGAGGAGCAGAAGCAGCGCGTGGTCGTGACGACGCTGCGCGGTGAAGTCGTGTGGTGCCAGCTCTTCTCCGAACCCGGCGCGGGTTCCGACCTCGCCTCGCTGAGCACCAAGGCCGAACGCGCCGACGGTGGCTGGAAGATCAACGGGCAGAAGATCTGGACCACCGTGGCGCAGTTCTCGCAGTGGGCCATGCTGATCGCCCGCACCGACCCGGACGCGCCCAAGCACCGGGGCATCACCTACTTCATCCTCGACATGACCACGCCCGGGGTGACCGTCCGGCCGCTGCGGGAGGCGACCGGTTCGGCGTTGTTCAACGAGGTGTTCCTGGACGACGTGTTCATCCCCGACGACTGCGTGGTCGGCGAGGTGAACGACGGCTGGACCGTCGCGCGGGCCACGCTCTCCAGTGAGCGGGTCGCGCTGGGCCGCGGCAACGCCTCCTACCCGACGCTGGCGGACCTGCTGCGCTTCGCAGCCGGGCGCGACCTGGACGCGGTCGCCCGCCACCGCGTCGGCGAGTTCGTCTGCGAGAACCAGGTGCTCGACCTGCTCGGCGCCCGCACGGTGCTCAAGCAGCTCTCCGGTGCCGACGTCAGTACCACTGCGAGCGTCAGCAAGTTCCTCAGCATGCGGTTCGGCCAGCAGATCGCCGAGTTCTGCCTCGCCGAACTGGGGGTGGCCGGGGCCGTGCCGGTGCGGGGCGAACCCAGCGACCGGTGGATGGAGCAGGTGCTCGCCTGCCGCGCGATGACCATCTACGGCGGTACCACCGAAGTGCAGCTCAACGTGATCGGCGAGCGGATGCTGGGCCTTCCCCGTGATGTGGACGGCTGA
- a CDS encoding SDR family oxidoreductase, with translation MGVLDGRVAVVTGAGRGIGREHALLFAAEGASVVVNDLGGANDGSGSDAGPAQQVVDEITAAGGRAVASTDNVADWDGAKALIDTAVERFGGLDVLVNNAGILRDAFLAGMDEAQWDAVISVHLKGHFAPLRHAAAYWKARAKAGQPVTASVINTASASGTFMPNAGQANYGAAKAGIAALTLVAAQELERYGVRVNAIAPVARTRLTLATPGMGALFAQEVPEGEFDAFSPANIAPLVAYLGTEKCPFTGRVFAVQGGAIFELEGWRGGRTVETDGPWTVSGIDEKLADWA, from the coding sequence ATGGGAGTACTCGACGGGCGGGTGGCGGTGGTCACCGGCGCGGGACGCGGGATCGGCCGGGAGCACGCCCTGCTCTTCGCCGCGGAAGGCGCCTCGGTGGTGGTCAACGACCTCGGCGGCGCCAACGACGGCAGCGGCTCGGACGCCGGGCCCGCGCAGCAGGTCGTGGACGAGATCACCGCCGCGGGCGGCCGGGCGGTGGCCAGCACGGACAACGTGGCCGACTGGGACGGCGCGAAAGCGTTGATCGACACCGCCGTCGAGCGGTTCGGCGGGCTCGACGTGCTGGTCAACAACGCGGGCATCCTGCGGGACGCGTTCCTCGCCGGAATGGACGAAGCGCAGTGGGACGCGGTGATCTCGGTGCACCTCAAAGGCCACTTCGCGCCGTTGCGCCACGCCGCGGCGTACTGGAAGGCCAGGGCCAAGGCGGGGCAGCCGGTGACCGCGTCGGTGATCAACACCGCGTCGGCGTCGGGCACCTTCATGCCCAACGCCGGCCAGGCGAACTACGGCGCGGCGAAGGCGGGCATCGCGGCGCTGACCCTGGTCGCCGCGCAGGAACTCGAGCGGTACGGGGTGCGGGTGAACGCCATCGCGCCGGTCGCGCGCACCCGGCTCACGCTGGCCACGCCCGGTATGGGGGCGCTGTTCGCCCAGGAGGTGCCCGAGGGCGAGTTCGACGCGTTCAGCCCGGCCAACATCGCGCCGCTGGTGGCCTACCTCGGCACGGAGAAATGCCCGTTCACCGGCCGCGTGTTCGCCGTGCAGGGCGGCGCCATCTTCGAACTGGAGGGCTGGCGCGGCGGGCGCACGGTGGAGACCGATGGCCCGTGGACGGTGTCCGGCATCGACGAAAAACTGGCCGACTGGGCTTGA
- a CDS encoding MaoC/PaaZ C-terminal domain-containing protein, giving the protein MTAPEFDPTGIGQWTEPATFEVTAERISQYAEATNDPIARHRDGSVAPPVFAIVPVFDSLVPAALSVAPVDLLSRLLHGEQDFRFHRPIRPGDVLTSRARPIGFTGRPNGTAVVVRTETVDAHGELVNEQWMTAFFRKADAGTSVGEAAPSHRFDESLRETEPVAEVVAHVDEDQTFRYGPAAGDPMPIHLDDELARMSGLPGIIAHGLCTMAFTSWAVLTELAGSDVDRLRRLAVRFAKPVLPGQDLTTRVWRAGSGSWAYETTVDGELVVKDGLAELSH; this is encoded by the coding sequence ATGACCGCCCCGGAGTTCGACCCCACCGGGATCGGGCAGTGGACCGAGCCCGCCACCTTCGAGGTCACCGCCGAGCGGATCAGCCAGTACGCCGAGGCGACCAACGACCCGATCGCGCGGCACCGGGACGGCTCCGTGGCGCCGCCGGTGTTCGCGATCGTGCCGGTGTTCGACTCGCTGGTGCCCGCGGCGCTGTCGGTGGCGCCGGTCGACCTGCTTTCCCGGCTGCTGCACGGGGAACAGGACTTCCGGTTCCACCGGCCGATCCGGCCCGGTGACGTGCTGACCTCGCGGGCCAGGCCGATCGGCTTCACCGGCAGGCCGAACGGCACCGCGGTGGTGGTGCGCACCGAAACCGTGGACGCGCACGGCGAACTGGTCAACGAGCAGTGGATGACGGCGTTCTTCCGCAAGGCCGACGCCGGTACCTCGGTCGGTGAGGCGGCGCCGTCGCACCGGTTCGACGAGTCGCTGCGGGAAACCGAACCGGTCGCCGAGGTCGTCGCGCACGTCGACGAGGACCAGACCTTCCGCTACGGGCCCGCCGCGGGCGATCCGATGCCCATCCACCTCGACGACGAGCTGGCCAGGATGTCCGGGCTGCCCGGGATCATCGCGCACGGCCTGTGCACGATGGCCTTCACCTCGTGGGCGGTGCTCACCGAGCTCGCCGGGTCCGATGTGGACAGACTGCGGCGGCTGGCGGTGCGCTTCGCCAAACCGGTGCTGCCCGGGCAGGACCTGACCACCCGGGTCTGGCGGGCGGGCAGCGGTTCCTGGGCTTATGAGACCACAGTGGACGGTGAGCTGGTCGTCAAGGACGGCCTGGCCGAACTGAGCCACTAG
- a CDS encoding type II toxin-antitoxin system Rv0910 family toxin — MTKVNVSVDLPCTPEKAWATVSDLSRFEEWLTIHQKWSGEFPAEIRQGSKVTEVVSVMGMANKIEWTVEEYDEPHSLKISGTGMAGVKVSFTLTVQPQGDGSEADIDAEFTGQMIVGPIGAAVGKSTKGELERSVAKLAELVS, encoded by the coding sequence ATGACCAAGGTCAACGTGTCCGTGGACCTGCCGTGCACCCCGGAGAAGGCGTGGGCGACGGTGTCCGACCTCAGCCGATTCGAGGAGTGGCTGACCATCCACCAGAAGTGGAGCGGTGAGTTCCCGGCGGAGATCCGGCAGGGCAGCAAGGTCACCGAGGTGGTCTCGGTGATGGGCATGGCCAACAAGATCGAGTGGACCGTCGAGGAGTACGACGAGCCGCACTCGCTGAAGATCAGCGGGACCGGGATGGCCGGGGTGAAGGTGTCGTTCACGCTGACCGTGCAGCCCCAGGGCGACGGCAGCGAGGCCGACATCGACGCCGAGTTCACCGGGCAGATGATCGTCGGCCCGATCGGCGCGGCGGTGGGCAAGAGCACCAAGGGCGAACTGGAGCGGTCCGTGGCGAAACTCGCCGAACTGGTGAGCTGA
- a CDS encoding lipid-transfer protein — translation MGGRAYVIGVGMTKFEKPGGRDWDYPDMAREAGTNALADAGIDYERVEQAYVGYVYGESTSGQRAVYELGLTGIPVINVNNNCSTGSTALFLAVQAVRSGSAECALALGFEKMQPGSLGSTYEDREQPMMKHLLALAELQEFAMPPAPYMFGAAGREHIEKYGTTAEQFAKIAVKNHRHSVNNPYAQFRDEYTLDEILAAKTIYDPLTKLQCSPTSDGSGAAIIASEAFVEEHGLAAQAIEIAGQAMVTDMRSTFDDKSAISLVGAKMTSAAANRVYEQAGIGPEDVDVIELHDCFSTNELLTYEALGLCAEGEGGKLIDAGDTTYGGRWVVNPSGGLISKGHPLGATGLAQCAELTWQLRGTADARQVEGAGIALQHNIGLGGAAVVTAYRPADR, via the coding sequence GTGGGCGGCAGGGCGTATGTGATCGGCGTCGGCATGACCAAGTTCGAGAAGCCGGGCGGCCGGGACTGGGACTACCCGGACATGGCGCGCGAGGCGGGCACGAACGCGCTGGCCGACGCCGGGATCGACTACGAGCGCGTCGAGCAGGCCTATGTGGGCTACGTCTACGGCGAGTCCACCTCCGGGCAGCGCGCGGTCTACGAACTCGGGCTGACCGGCATCCCGGTCATCAACGTGAACAACAACTGCTCGACCGGCTCGACGGCGTTGTTCCTGGCCGTCCAGGCGGTGCGCAGCGGCAGCGCCGAGTGCGCGCTCGCGCTCGGTTTCGAGAAGATGCAGCCCGGCTCGCTGGGGTCCACCTACGAGGACCGCGAGCAGCCGATGATGAAGCACCTGCTGGCGCTGGCCGAACTGCAGGAGTTCGCGATGCCGCCCGCGCCCTACATGTTCGGCGCCGCCGGCCGTGAGCACATCGAGAAGTACGGCACCACGGCCGAGCAGTTCGCCAAGATCGCCGTGAAGAACCACCGGCACTCGGTGAACAACCCGTACGCGCAGTTCCGCGACGAGTACACACTGGACGAGATCCTCGCCGCGAAGACGATCTACGACCCGCTGACGAAGCTGCAGTGCTCACCGACCTCCGACGGGTCCGGCGCCGCGATCATCGCCAGCGAGGCGTTCGTGGAGGAACACGGGCTAGCCGCCCAAGCGATCGAGATCGCCGGGCAGGCCATGGTGACGGACATGCGCAGCACCTTCGACGACAAGAGCGCGATCAGCCTGGTGGGCGCGAAGATGACCAGCGCCGCCGCGAACCGGGTGTACGAGCAGGCGGGCATCGGCCCCGAGGACGTCGACGTCATCGAGCTGCACGATTGCTTCTCCACCAACGAGTTGCTCACCTACGAAGCGCTCGGCCTGTGTGCCGAAGGGGAGGGCGGCAAGCTCATCGACGCCGGTGACACCACCTACGGCGGCCGCTGGGTGGTCAACCCCTCCGGCGGGCTCATCTCGAAGGGCCACCCGCTCGGCGCCACCGGGCTGGCGCAGTGCGCCGAACTGACCTGGCAGCTACGCGGCACGGCCGACGCGCGCCAGGTCGAGGGCGCCGGGATCGCGCTGCAGCACAACATCGGCCTCGGCGGCGCCGCAGTGGTGACCGCCTACCGCCCGGCGGACCGCTGA
- a CDS encoding TetR/AcrR family transcriptional regulator, which produces MLESANTPDGVDGRSTRWDAHKAQRRLAVLDAAVGAIEREGPGVGVKQIAEEVGVPRSVVYRHFKDRADLDEQIRTRIVESLMTELAPTLRPDGTATQAIRRAVTTYLGWIERHPRLHAFLGTGARPAGGGSGVVVGTKAAIAHQAAELFAAALTPAGKDPGLAASIAFGIVGFVDAAVNRWLADKRATLSTTEFTEFLTRSTWAILDSNLRASGVELDPDRPVSEILG; this is translated from the coding sequence ATGCTCGAATCCGCGAACACCCCGGACGGGGTCGACGGGCGCTCGACCCGCTGGGACGCGCACAAGGCGCAGCGCAGGCTGGCGGTGCTGGACGCCGCGGTCGGCGCGATCGAGCGGGAGGGACCCGGTGTCGGGGTCAAGCAGATCGCCGAAGAGGTGGGCGTGCCGCGCTCGGTGGTCTACCGCCACTTCAAGGACCGCGCGGACCTCGACGAGCAGATCCGCACCCGGATCGTCGAGTCGCTGATGACCGAACTCGCGCCCACCCTGCGCCCGGACGGCACCGCCACCCAGGCGATCCGCCGCGCGGTCACCACCTACCTCGGCTGGATCGAGCGGCACCCCCGGCTGCACGCCTTCCTCGGCACCGGGGCGCGCCCGGCAGGCGGCGGCTCGGGCGTGGTCGTCGGCACCAAGGCGGCGATCGCCCACCAGGCCGCCGAGCTGTTCGCCGCCGCGCTCACCCCGGCCGGGAAGGACCCCGGCCTCGCCGCGTCGATCGCCTTCGGCATCGTCGGGTTCGTCGACGCGGCGGTCAACCGCTGGCTCGCCGACAAGCGGGCCACCCTGAGCACCACCGAGTTCACCGAGTTCCTCACCCGCTCGACCTGGGCGATCCTCGACAGCAACCTGCGGGCCTCCGGGGTCGAGCTGGACCCGGACCGGCCGGTCAGCGAGATACTCGGCTGA
- a CDS encoding type 1 glutamine amidotransferase domain-containing protein, translating to MEHSGKDNSVRKILIVMSAADTWERTDGSAYPTGYWAEELAAPHQKFVEAGFTVDFAAPGGVRQPLDRHSADPAVAGADCGRYVEHAEKALREFGPLLKLGEVDIDDYAAVVLPGGHGPVVDLHQDADLGRLLTAADAAGKPIGAVCHGPAALLSAVDSEGRWLFAGREMAAFTDEEERLFGTAEGAPWLLASRLREWGAKHSGGPAYQPFTLRDGNLFTGQNPASSAPMAEAMVAALG from the coding sequence GTGGAACACTCCGGAAAGGACAACTCCGTGCGCAAGATCCTGATCGTCATGTCCGCCGCCGACACCTGGGAGCGGACCGACGGCTCCGCCTACCCGACCGGGTACTGGGCCGAGGAACTCGCCGCCCCGCACCAGAAGTTCGTCGAGGCCGGGTTCACCGTCGACTTCGCCGCACCCGGCGGCGTGCGGCAGCCGCTCGACCGGCACAGCGCCGACCCGGCGGTCGCCGGAGCGGACTGCGGCCGGTACGTCGAGCACGCCGAGAAGGCGCTGCGGGAGTTCGGGCCGCTGCTCAAGCTCGGCGAGGTCGACATCGACGACTACGCCGCGGTGGTGCTGCCCGGCGGCCACGGCCCGGTGGTCGACCTCCACCAGGACGCCGACCTCGGCCGCCTGCTCACCGCGGCGGACGCGGCGGGCAAGCCCATCGGCGCCGTCTGCCACGGCCCGGCGGCGCTGCTGTCCGCTGTGGACTCCGAGGGCCGCTGGCTGTTCGCCGGGCGGGAGATGGCGGCGTTCACCGACGAGGAGGAGCGCTTGTTCGGCACCGCGGAAGGCGCGCCCTGGCTGCTCGCCAGCCGCCTGCGGGAGTGGGGTGCGAAGCACTCCGGTGGACCGGCCTACCAGCCGTTCACCCTGCGCGACGGGAACCTGTTCACCGGCCAGAACCCCGCGTCGAGCGCGCCGATGGCCGAGGCCATGGTGGCCGCGCTCGGCTGA
- a CDS encoding helix-turn-helix transcriptional regulator translates to MADTNRELADFLRRARAQVDPERAGLPPDGRVRRVPGLRREEVARLAGVSTDYYARLEQGRRIMPSAAVVQAIGRALGLDDAGRAHLEDLIGLAAAPARRGARGVQRVRPGLYQLLDALDGEPALILGRRTDVLASNRVAKALFTDFDRLPATQRNYARWMFLDEDARSLFADWPDQARAAVESLRFEAGRDPGDRATAELIAELGERSPEFRRWWEEHRVHQRTHGAKRLRHPVVGELTVDYETLTPPGDPDTTLFVYTTEAGSPSRRALDLLASWTASDVDSEGTRPAR, encoded by the coding sequence ATGGCCGACACCAACCGGGAACTCGCCGACTTCCTGCGGCGGGCACGTGCCCAGGTCGACCCGGAACGGGCGGGACTGCCACCGGACGGCCGGGTGCGCCGCGTGCCCGGCCTGCGCCGGGAGGAGGTCGCGCGGCTGGCCGGGGTGTCCACCGACTACTACGCCCGGCTCGAGCAGGGACGGCGCATCATGCCTTCCGCCGCCGTGGTGCAGGCGATCGGCCGGGCACTCGGGCTCGACGACGCGGGCCGCGCCCACCTGGAGGACCTCATCGGCCTGGCGGCGGCACCGGCCCGGCGGGGAGCCCGGGGGGTGCAGCGCGTGCGTCCCGGGCTCTACCAGCTCCTCGACGCCCTCGACGGCGAGCCCGCGCTCATCCTGGGCCGCCGCACCGACGTCCTGGCCTCGAACCGGGTGGCGAAGGCGCTGTTCACCGACTTCGACCGGCTGCCGGCGACCCAGCGCAACTACGCGCGCTGGATGTTCCTCGACGAGGACGCCCGGTCGCTGTTCGCCGACTGGCCGGACCAGGCCAGGGCCGCGGTCGAGAGCCTCCGGTTCGAGGCGGGCCGCGACCCCGGCGACCGCGCCACCGCCGAACTGATCGCCGAGCTGGGCGAGCGCAGCCCCGAATTCCGGCGGTGGTGGGAAGAACACCGGGTCCACCAGCGCACCCACGGGGCCAAACGGCTGCGCCACCCCGTCGTCGGGGAGCTGACCGTCGACTACGAGACCCTGACCCCGCCCGGAGATCCCGACACCACCCTGTTCGTCTACACCACCGAAGCCGGTTCCCCGTCCCGGCGGGCCCTGGACCTGCTCGCCAGCTGGACGGCGTCCGATGTGGACAGTGAGGGCACCCGGCCCGCGCGGTGA